The sequence below is a genomic window from Draconibacterium halophilum.
ACTATTAACGATGCTGCATGCAGAAAATCGTTACCCGTTTTCTTGTATTTAAATCCTGTTGCGTTGGTAGCTTTTATAATACTTGCACTGTCGGAAACAAAAAATAACCATCCTTTTTTGCTTCTTCCACTTTCACCGGATTATTCATCAGCTGCAGGTAATTTTTCTTTTTCCGTATTCCTAAATCGATTGTTTCGCTCGGATCAAAACTAATAGTCAGCACCTGGTAATCCTCTCCAACAACAAGATCCGATTTATCCATCACTCCGGCAACTCCTTCCATTAAAGGACTGCAAATCCCTGGGCAACGATAATACACAAAATTCAAAATGGTTGGTTTATCAATTAAATCGGCCAGCCAAACTTGTTCGCCTGCTTCATTAATCAGCAAGATACTGTCGGGTAAATAATCATCAAGATGTTCAACAACTCCAATTTCAACATCATCGTCGCTTGCAGCTGGATTAATAACACTCTGTGCATTTGCAACATTTACAAACAGAAATGTAACTGCAACAAGCATTATAATATGATATACAGTTTTTTTCATAGAAGCCAATAATTACGGCAAGGTTTATTTAGTTTTTTAAATGATATAGTACGTTATTATTGGTTTAAAGTTTTAGAAACCCCGGTTTCTGCCGAAACACAATAATATCTTTTTACCTTATTTCATACTTAAAACCACAAAATACTGATAATGTTTATGTAAAGAATCAGTTTCTTTTGTTTTTTTACCGATCACCTACTTCTGTTATATACATTAGAAAAAAATAAAAATATTTAAAGGCTTGAATTTTCTGGGAATCATGTAGCTTTATCCGATTCAACTAACAACGAGTGCTTATTTAGAATATGCTTTACAGCATACTTTTACATGATTTAAGTCGCAAACAAGTAGGTCTTAATCCAGCAAAAAAATCTTTTATAAACACCCCCAAAATGTAATTGTTCATCAAAAAAAATATATTTCTTTATGTCCTAAAACCTATCTGTTCATATATCAAGTTATTATACTAAAAATAATATTTTACAGATGCACGAAAACGCTGTAACTAACTCACTTATAACATATAAAGTCCTTTTTGTCTT
It includes:
- a CDS encoding SCO family protein, whose amino-acid sequence is MKKTVYHIIMLVAVTFLFVNVANAQSVINPAASDDDVEIGVVEHLDDYLPDSILLINEAGEQVWLADLIDKPTILNFVYYRCPGICSPLMEGVAGVMDKSDLVVGEDYQVLTISFDPSETIDLGIRKKKNYLQLMNNPVKVEEAKKDGYFLFPTVQVL